gtgtgttggctcctTCATGTAACACTATTTCTGAGCAGAAACGGCAGCAGGAACTTGTTCACTGACCAAACAGGCTGAGACTCTTTGCTGCTTCTGCTTTTACAGTGAAGTCATGTGTTGGGAAAAAGGAAGAGCACTCAGCTGACTCctgaatgtctgtgtgtgtgaaagcatGTCAAAATGTCTTGTTTGTGGACATCTGTGCTCATCCTGATCTCCGCCGCTGTCTGGTCTCCATGCGTGGCTGATGTTGGTGACTTTGATCCGTGTCTGCACTTTTTCTATAAGTCCTGGCCGCCAAAAGGTTTGGAAGGGACCCCGATCTGCCAGAGATACAACAACACATATCACTTTGCTACTTTGTACAGTCGACCTCGCCGCTCGCCTTGGTTCTCTGGCTACTTGTACACGACACCGAGAGGAAGAAGGCCCAAAGCCAGCTGGAAGTATGAGCCGCAGGTGAGGCTGTTGAATCTTCAGTCAACGATTTACAGTTGAGATGAGATATTAACATCATTTTATGAgtagaaattattttattcagagcagaaacaaaccaGTGTGGCGTCACTCATTCCAGACTGAAAACAAACGTTTCTCTTTTGCTTCTGTTGATCCAGTTTACCATCAGTTACAAAACATTTGACACAAAGGTTttcaataaataagtaaaaaaaaataaataaaaatcaggaaATGAAACCATTAAAAAGGGGAAGTGACCATACCCGCTTTGTGTTTGCATCTGATGAACACTCATGGTCCGAACATATCCAACAAGTTGGTCCAAAGACAGGAAATACACTTTAATCCTCTTATTCCTGTTTAATTAGAGGTGTGGCAGCAGTGACTCAGTGGTACAACGGGTTGTCCAGTGgtcagagggttgtaggatcgattCCAGCTGCCTCCAGggagttctgctgttgtgtccttgggcaagacacttaaccctgtaGCGCCTTTGCTCtgcatcctgtgtgtgtgtgtgtgtgtgtgtgtgtgtgtgtgtgtgtgtgtgtgtgtgtgtgtgtgtgtgtgtgtgtgtgtgattctctgtagtgtaaagcacttttgtGTCTTCTGACTCAGAAAAGTGCCACACAGGTTGATCATCTTTTGTCTGAACGGTGTGTTTAAGACACCTTAATGTTCTCCTCGTTGATGAGGAAAAGTCCTCCTGCTGGTAGCTTTAGAAATATCCTTTGTGTTTTTAATGCATCTTTAAAACATCAGTGTGCTGTAACAGTTTTCTTCCCCATCTACAGCTGGCCTACACTGGAGCTGATGGCAACATGATGCCCTTCCTGCCTGGACCTGTGGACCAGAATGTGGTGGAGAGCCAGGCGGTGGAGCTGGACTACATAAACTCCACCTTCACCAGAGGCCACTTGAACCCCAGCCTTCACCATGAGACCCGCAACAGTCGCTCTGCCACCTTTACCCTCACTAATGTGGTCCCCCAGAAGGTAGGTTCTAATGATGGACCCTGGGAATACCTGGAGCAGACTGTCAACAAGACTTTAGCAGCCTACTGTCTTGGAGAGGCCTACATAGTGACTGGGATTATCCCTTACAAAAGTAATGAGCCATGGATCAAGAACCACCGTGTGGCAGTCCCAGAGTACATGTGGTCTGCGTACTGCTGCCCAAACTACAACCACAGTCTTCCTACAGAACTGAAAGATGCTTTTCCTACATTCGCTGCCATCGGACGCAACGACCCAAACAGCAGTGAGGAGATAGTGGCCATCGACCAGAAGGCAGAGAAACAGTTCAGAGGTTATGATGTAAGGCAGATGTCTCTGGAAACACTAGAGACGTGGCTGAAAGACCGCTTCACCACTGTCATCAGTGTGTTCTATGAGCAGTGTGTCCATCAGGGTAATCCATCACATGTCAAATAACAACATGAGTCAGAGGAACCCAGATTAACCCAGACTACCCTAAATTAATCCAGAGTAACCCAGACTGACCTAAAATGACAGAACATCATCACAATCCGACTTACTAACTCACCCCTATTTGGAGTTGATTGTAATCAATGACCCAGTCTGAGACTGAGCTGAACGTAAAGTCTTTTGAGAGTAGGATGACCGTTACCAGCTCAGACCTGAGGTGTCCATAATCTGTAATACAATTAATCAGACTGGAACAGACCTCCCCAGACCACAAGACCAGATCCAAATAAGTAACCAGTCAGAACAGATCGTGATCGGAGCACTTGATAGTAAATCTGATATAAACGTGTTATAAACCTTGTCACAAGCTTGTGGTttgtcaggacgctgcttcctgtttTCATTAGTCAACAGCACCGTCTTTTCTGCTTCAAAAaatagatatttagcggcagaagaATGAATCGTGGAataagtctgaaaatatgaacgttcaTTACAAAATATacggcaagcgttttatttgtggatgaaaATGATGAgagatgtgggtttagaggtgctgaTTGTATAAAGAGGTGGAAGGGAATAGGGAACAAATGTGTCTGAGTTaaagtctctaaaatacaaaTGAAActatgtaaacacaatagtaaatacactatcatggaccggatacatgactgtATTGGTGccaggatacctcagaatagcgCTAGTCCCTCTGTCGTCCTGTTTTACAACAATccccagctgacggagaagtcagGAAGTAAAACGTCTCTGTCAAGGCGTGTACGTTTCTCCCTCGCAgaactgatggagaagtataaattaggcactACGCAGCAGCACCGACATTTGTAATTTGATGCCAGCCAGCAAAAAAGACTTGTTTAAAGAACTGGAGCCAGTAACAAGAGcgaccagaagttatttcttgtcctGCTAAGAAGGCACGGCAACTTTTCACTCtgttgggtaaagaaggctaatgttgagctaacagtgaattagaagcaaatagtcagctctaaacaTATCTAAAGCaaatttttcaattaccaacaactcaatatcacAGAAACGTGTGAGTTAACAGAATGAGTTGTTCAGAGCtacaacagcaagctaacagcaatacAGCAAACAACTGTAACGCCTGAGGAATATTACCATAATaactgtagtaagtgctccctaccgtaaaacaccaggtgtgacaatgtatttatctgctTATCAACTGATTGTGTTTGattcgtctttgcttgtcatctagaatcttacaGTGCTCAGTGGCGCAGATAgatttttcaaactggggggacaaagttccaatgtaccctcccccaaacacatacacacacacgcacacacgtacacatacacacactattgcaagagccttaactagagctcagtcagtgtaatttcatccaatggtttacggaaaaaaactaacactattatatacgtgtttgaagcagtCTATGGTTTGAAGCCATTgtgcaatggaacgctggcaacaaagctctgcctgatcaacactatccaaatcagtcacttgttattctcccaatcaattactaagcaAAACCTCATGTTTTATGCAAAacttgttttatttaaacattaactgattttcagcataccaatctttacagaaaacataaaagccctaaaaaacttaaCATAAAATATATTTCAGAAACGATATTCACGTATCACTTactctgatcttttttattaggattttattcCAAAATTAATGGACTTTTTTTAATAGCTCCTAGGTAAATCAGTCAAAAAacccaaaaccatttctcaatcaTGTTAATAAGCCACACCAAGGAGACACAGCAGTTTCTAACAACTTTcatacaatctgatcttttttattaggattttttttttcaaaattacaGGATTTTTTGTTCAATAGCTCCTCGGTAAATTAGTCAAAATACTGTAGCGTCAcaaaggttctctaatttgtgacaaaggtcacatttttccagctgggtcgactgtaactttgccctacagattaaacaagcgaggagccatgatgtctgctgaataccatccatatctgctgctgttccgtcccagattgaaggacacttcaagatcacaataataattcaaataataattttaataaactctttgactttattacgctttattataatcatcataattaATCCCTtggttcagtaaatgtattttaattgctgaaatgacttattatgctttgggtataattatgattattgTTGATGATCAGTTatgtgttcagcaaaccagaaggtcatctcgcACGTAACCAGCCTCACACAGAGGGTACCTCAGCGTAAAAGTAATCTGCCATCACAtgtctttgactcatgaccaaagctttcttactctgagagtgggcgtgttctgaggggtttgttaaaactaaactttccagcagcaaaacttgagttcgtgaaccaaccaccatcacaGGAGACGAGGGAACGGCCGCCCGaatctccacctgctgttctgtcacgctgatagaatagctTTGGATAAACGCacgataaccagctgacgcaaaactccttcagagttattgattttgagaagcaaatagtttcatcagtcgtgtgacccacggagacatcccaggactgatttggtcgcattgaAGTCCTTCTACcagcctcgtgcccggaggaaatcatctccacctgacatctcggatccaaaagggggtctcctgAAACtgggtgaggcagacactttcgacagatgacgtctgatgctgtttctctaagtaacaacagttAGCTACAAAAACATCATTTCACCCAGAACGAGCTTCtcgctctgaaagaaaccttctgagaacattcacgcatccaaacttgcattttcaatttagctttcattcagtcacaggtttgcctttaaaccaagtttaatatcaaagctggtaaactgtcatccatgaattgtcattattaaattgtcatttctgaattgtcgttccaaattgtcaagtttaaaattgttagtaataaattcttaactttaaaaacttgactctcttcttgaacttaaacacagaatggtgtgtatttctggtcattgaaaaagcaaagatttctAAATtctgttttaaataaataaacttttgatataaaatttaattatctgaaattaaacattaatctttggattaaatatagaccaaacaggttggtgtatgaacttctatcgattatataagtatcttggatatttatacatgatataggctcatatgctaatgtgcttggtcattctcagaatctaacaactgatagcaaacagtgttgattctagtatgtagaataCGCTACAATACCCTAAACTATTTCTCAATGTTGTTACTAAGCTAgatcaatgagacacagcagtttttaacacCTTTCATATGATatgatcttttttattaggatttttatcaaagattaccgtaaatcctctaatacaggcctgggcctgtaatttactcaagctcatcaagctccaggcctttattggaaggagggccagaattagaggcaggcctcaatttctatttgagcaaaatgaactaatggttcgctggagtttttgacaattaaaattgcgcccacattttcaaagttaaacacatttcttttaacaacggtagtttctgcttcagccctctaaccccctcctcctgcgcagcggccgcaaactcactgatgcgcctgcagcctctcagagttcctgctgctctaaacattaaaatatttatttcattttctgccCCCTCCTGTCCCCCACCCTGATCTGCGCGCCTGATAGTGCTGATTTGTaacggcaacagccatgaaacccaTTGAACGGTAGTGAGACAGTGAGTTTTTGTTTATATAAAGGAACTGCAGTACccagatttgaccacaggatatCAGTCTTACTTCATTATTAGATGTTAATTGCACCTtctttgttcattgtttatttttaaatgttagcAGTAGAAATTTCACCTGACTAGCTGAATTTTATctgataaaatgtaaaaaaaaacaaaaaaaaccatcatgtttcccttttttctttgcagattaaaacaaaaaacatgtggTGATTTATAAAACCACCAGGTGGTGTTTCAGTTCAACAATTGTTAGCTCTTATCTCTGTTCCCTCTGACTTACTTATAAATGTGAAAACTGGATTGTGCTGTATTTATGTTGCAATGAAAATATATTCATGAGTTTAAAATCTGTATTGTTGAAGGGAACAGTGAAGACGCTGCAAACCAAAGCAACTTACTGCAGTGACGACAAAAATAGGAGATTTGGTGAAGTGTGTGGATGTTTTCAACATTACATGTGGCCAGACAGGTTTCTGTTGGGTTGGCCATACTGAACTCAACTAAAATGTCTGACGTGTCCAGAGATTTTTAACAATGGCTGATGGGTTTAAACAGCTGCTCTAGAAATAAATGTGTttcagttttcagtcttttataaAAACCCGCAGGAGTCTGCTGGATTAGCCTTTAACTCCTGATCTTGTCTGTTGTCAAAAAGCTTCAGAGCATTTTATTTAGTTTGTTTTCTAGAATGAAATTTGAGTTTAACGTacagttttattttgttattaaCAGACTGAAGTTTCGTCATCTTAAAACAGAATTTTTGCAGAGATTAATCATTTCCAGAATAGGTCTAAATGCTGTTGATGCCATTTAGACGTAATTCATGAAATCATTTTCACcactgattttattttgttttatctttAAAGGAAAATCCCAAAAACAAATTGCAATGATGACTCATGTACTGTAGATAACCTTGTGAAACTCGactgtgttgttttatttaacaGGGACCACTGGGAGTCATGTTTAGAATAATTATGGCTTTAATTCCTAAACAGGAGCCACAGTAATACAGGGCTACAGAGAACATCCAGCATGACTCTCTAACACAAAGCTCAGTGGGGCTGTGGACTCATTTAGATGAAGAGCTTGTCCCAGATCTCCACCTTCATGATGCACTTGCCCATGGGGGACATGGTGGCTTTGATGTCCAAATGTTGGCCCTGGAAGGTGAGCCCACAGCCGTTGGACTCCTGCCGTACGAAGTCCTTTGGCTCCTTGTTGTAATACATTTCTTTGTACAGAGCCTCGTTGCACTCCTTTCCCTGTTTGTAGATCCCCAACGCCATCCAGTTCTTGTACACGTTGTAGTCGAACGGCACAGAGAACATGATGGCCAGCGTCTCCCTAACACTGTTGCTTTTGCACTCAAACAGGTCATAGGTCAGGACACCCACTGATCCAGTGGCTTTGGCGGCACTTTTCCCAAAGATGCACACCTCAGTCTTCTGCAGACGGACGGTGGGCGTGGGAGGGCTGTGGACGCTGCCGCTATCCAGGAAAACCCTTTATTaagaaaaagtaaaacaaaaatcaaCTCTTTTTTTCTACTGATGATCAAAGGTAGACATGTACAGGTGTATCACCTACTTAGGATTTAGAAGGCAGTAATGATTAGTGAGGTTGGTGACCTCAATGGTGACATTTCTCCTGCTTTTGAGGCTGGCAGCCACAGCTTCTGCTGATTCACTCATGGTGCTGGTTCTAAAGCTTTATCTGCACATGAAACACACAAATGTTTCTGAAGCCCACCTGTTGCACGGCTAAATACTCCTCAGTAAAACTCAAGAGAAGACCTGCTTACCTGGTCGCAGGTGTGTCGCTCACTCCTGCAGGTTGGAAACACTGACTCCAGCCTTCAGGTGAGTCCTGTTGGGAATGCTGTCTCCGCCCACAGCTCACACCCTCCACCTGTTTCTCTAGTTCAGAGGTCGGCaacctgcggctctggagccgcatgcggctcttccatccatctgatgcggctctctgtgcttgtaaaataaagaATGGatctttaaataaaatgctttacattttactgcattaattttacatctgtatgccaattctaaatgtaaagattgtctgcgtaaacctgaacaggtccaacccggtcttactgtgagaccgggttgacgggtcttcTTCTTTGaacatagcgggaaaacaggtaaacaaaactgctccgtgttttaaaaaagaacaacagcGTGGAAtttggttgacgggtcacgcttgtgtgtaatcattgaggagctttctgagctgaagaggatgtgagattctggacttttcctcagaccggctcctggatgcgtcgccacattggagacagcaacaagcgctattcagccaaagtttcataatcagggaacattttctaagtgacaagtctctctgagagacagggtttggaaaacacccgcttcagtgggaggaatcttcccgcatgcgttcTGGTTCTGCgaggcgctccaagcccctctccacatcttcagctcgctgcgcACCTTACGTatgtgctgacagcgagctgtgctgagcagtgtCAGATGTACaaaatgggaatcttttcttgagtgatttagctacatctgcgatgtgcttaacaaataaaatgtcagttcgtctgcatgtgtcgggGTCTGCATGTTTTTCAAAATAGAAGCCCATctcagaaatgtattttctaactgcttatatgaaaaaaaaaacttaaaaaatggAATTCAAAAGTTACCAAATTATATTTACATTGCCATTTTAACcactgtttttctaaataaaaatccatATCAGGAACTGAATTTCTAActgattgtttaaaaaaaacttataAAATGGAATTCAAAAGTGACAAAATTATAGTTATTTTGCCATTTTAACCAgttattcaaaataaaagaccatcTCAGAAATGCATTTTCTGACTGATTATTTTTTAAGCTTTAAAAATAGAATTCAAATGTTACCAAATTAAAGTTATATCACAAATTTGTtcagattttcaaaataaaagcctttatcAGAAACATATTTTCTGACtgattatttgaaaaaaaaacttaaaaaatggAATTCAAAAGTTACCAAATTATATTTATATCACCATTTTAACcactgtttttcaaaataaaagcccatctaagaaacttattttctgacttattgtttaaaaaaacttaaaaaatggAATTCAAAAGTGACAAAATTATAGTTATTTTACCTATTAAACCAGTTTTTCAAAATAGAAGCCCATATCAGAAACCTATTTTCTGACTGATTAtatgaaaaaaactttttaaatggcATTCAATTGTTACCAAATTGTAGTTATATCACCATTTTAACCACTGTTTTTCAATATAAAAGCCCATAGTAGAAACCTGTTTTCTGACtgattttttgaaaaaaaaaaaaaaaactttaaaaatggaaTTCAAAGTTACGAAATTATAGTTATATTGCCATTTTAACCACCATAAGTTTCACCACGGGAAGTGTCatcaaaatctgatgtgaaatttaaaaaaaatacttcttTGAAAAATGGTATAAATCATTCATTCATCTACTTTGAATAATTTTTTAATCCCCCTGTTACGCTAGCATCTGGTGTGGACAGATGAGCAATAGAACACCTCTAGTTCTTATAAAAAAGTTTCATCCAAATCTAACGTGGAATTTCAAATTAATACCTCTTTGAAAATGGTATTAAACTATTCATTCCTCTACgttaaatattttttgaaaaaaaaacttccCTGTTATGCCATCATCTGGTGTGGATAGATAAGTACCAGAACACCTCCACCTTCATAGAAAAATAGTTTAATCCAATCCTGTtgtggaatttcaaaataaaacctcttTCAAAATGGTTAAAAATCGTTCATTCCTCTACattgaaaaatgttttaaaaaacctTCCCTGTAATGCCAGCATGTATTATAGACAGCTGTGTACTAGAACACCTCAAGTTTATAAAAACAAAGTTTCATCCAAATCTGAtgtggaatttcaaaataaaacctcttTGAAAATGGTTATAAATCATTCATACctctactttaaaaaaaatttttttaaaaacttcCCTGTTATGCCAGTATCTAGTGTAGACAGATGAGTACTAGACCACCTCCCCTTAGAAAAAAAGTTTCATCCAAATCTGATGTGGAATTTCAAAATTAAAGCTCTttgaatatggttataaattgttcATTCCTGTACATTTAAATAATGTTTAAAAAAACGTCCCTGTTATGCCAACATCTGGTGTGGATGGATGAGTACTAGACCACCTCTACTTCATAGAAAAAAAGTTTTGTCCAAATCTGATGTGGAATTTCAAAATTAAAGCTCTTTGAATATGGTTACATATATtttgaaaaaatgtttaaaaaaacgtCCCTGTTATGCCAGCACCTGGTGTGGATGGATGGGTACTAGAACACCTCTAGTTTATATAAACAAAGTTTCATTCAAATCTGATGTGGACATTTAAAAGTAAAGCTCTTGGAAATTCATTCAAAGCCATTAATTCCTTTTAGTAAAATAACGTTCAATagtgacccatccaagatggcgtccCACGGTCACACCAGCCCCAGTAGAAAGCTCCGGTCCATGGAGCTTCAAATAATCAGTCAGAAAATAG
This Nothobranchius furzeri strain GRZ-AD chromosome 16, NfurGRZ-RIMD1, whole genome shotgun sequence DNA region includes the following protein-coding sequences:
- the LOC107387303 gene encoding endonuclease domain-containing 1 protein-like; its protein translation is MSCLWTSVLILISAAVWSPCVADVGDFDPCLHFFYKSWPPKGLEGTPICQRYNNTYHFATLYSRPRRSPWFSGYLYTTPRGRRPKASWKYEPQLAYTGADGNMMPFLPGPVDQNVVESQAVELDYINSTFTRGHLNPSLHHETRNSRSATFTLTNVVPQKVGSNDGPWEYLEQTVNKTLAAYCLGEAYIVTGIIPYKSNEPWIKNHRVAVPEYMWSAYCCPNYNHSLPTELKDAFPTFAAIGRNDPNSSEEIVAIDQKAEKQFRGYDVRQMSLETLETWLKDRFTTVISVFYEQCVHQGNPSHVK
- the LOC107387304 gene encoding DELTA-actitoxin-Afr1e is translated as MSESAEAVAASLKSRRNVTIEVTNLTNHYCLLNPKVFLDSGSVHSPPTPTVRLQKTEVCIFGKSAAKATGSVGVLTYDLFECKSNSVRETLAIMFSVPFDYNVYKNWMALGIYKQGKECNEALYKEMYYNKEPKDFVRQESNGCGLTFQGQHLDIKATMSPMGKCIMKVEIWDKLFI